atatatattccttcatatatacaataatacatataaattgacatacatttaccaaaaaatagaatattaaattgatttatgaatggtatatatgaaataatacattgtatattttatgaataaaaggttgtgttttcaatttgttagattaagtaagaaaaaaattacaaaactgaaaaaaaaaatatgtgtatgtattattgaatatatgcagtaaTATATAAGTAACAAATCATTAAACATGTATTATTCAATAGCACAtgtgaaaaatcaaaataggaGGAACATTACCGGAATATATGCTACAAAacggaagaagaaagaacaaatttttgaaggaaaaaatacATGCTACGAAACGAAAGAAGAAAAACCAAATTTTTGAAGGAAAAAGTTACATGCTACGAAacggaagaaaaaaagaacaaattttttaaggaaaaaaaatatatgctaAGAAAcggaagaataaataataaatagaaaaaaaaagactaactGTATCACAAGAAGTAAATTGGAAGGGaggaagaaagaacaaattttttttgtaatagaaATCGAAGAAGAATGTCAGCGTTGGAATTGATGATTGTGAGAAATTAACTTTTGGTTGGgcatgaaattgaaaaatattcccttttgtaggataattaaaaatattattaccatataagataataatttataccatatttaaattattctaaagttaataaatattacattaataaatataaatatatataaattaataattaaggaaattacaattgatataataaatatagttgttgataattaaggaaaatattattcaagattaatgaaattttggtAATAAGGTGAATGGGGGATTTTTGCTATTTTAACTGAAACCTCGATAATAAGTTATTGAAATGACCAATTGAAGGCGGATTCAAATGGGTAGTCCAAGTCAGATTCTTTTTTGGGCTGGACAGATGTGGACCGGCccattttataaataaaaagccTTTTCTTTGGCCCATTTCTTAGAATAATGAATGATTGAAATATTTTTGTGAAAGTTATGTTACCATTTAAGGGATaacacttttgttttttttttctttttctttttcttcacaaAAGCTGGCATTTGTATGTTAAAAAAGGAATTTTGCAAACAACCCTCACCCCCAGCCTCCAATCCGCCTATTCCCAAGGAATTttctatacatatatacatatatatatataattttacttagtctataagtaaataataaaaaaaatctatttataCGAAAGGATAATTccaaatatattaataattaagtatataataatatttttttaaaaattgtaaatataataaaacctGTTAAAATCTATTAAGTGGAAAGATTGATTTATGGTAGAGTTATTGTTACGATGATATGCGTTTTGACGAAAGATTATGGTAATAGTGTTacgatatttttttttctaaaatatataatatagatccaatacacaaatttcattaatttattttattaaataatcttACTTATGGTATTTGTTCAATAAATTTAGCATCCATCATGatgttttatgttttttgttCATGCGTATATATTGCATACCGAATTAAAGAAGCTTTCTAAATTGAACATTTCTAAATTGAACATTCATATCAACAATTTAAACTGCGATCTTGTGTTTGCACTAATCTGTTTTTTCATGCATATATATTTGTCATTAGAtgcaatatttttcttaaaatcatgttcctaattttcttaattacaaCGTTCATTCTATAAATTATCGTTACTTTtcaccacttttttttttcgtacACATGTAATGGAAAACATGTAAACACAAACCGCTATTATTAAAATTGCTTACATAAGATTCTTACTTCATTAATTTTCGACTTATCTCAATATAATGCTTACATCGGCATACTAGTTAAGCTTACATAGCTACTATTCGTAGCTTTGGTAATAAAGCAATGTAAAAGACATTTCAAATACGCATTTTCACACTGGTCGTCTTCTTGATATTTTCctaaaattgattaaaaaatGTCTAGATTTAATTGCTTCTGTTCTatcaataaatatttttaaccttCAAAAAAGTTTAACCAGTATTAATGTaactcaaaaatatattttttaaataaaatatagtaagtactaatttaaaaagaaataataaaatccaagataattttctataatttagttAGAAAACAAGACCTTTATTagctaaaattaaaatatttggatAAGATTGATAAGAACTCAAAGATTGATATCTTGATTTTAGGTTTAAACTCAATTGAATAATttaatgaacaaaaaaaaaagtacttaATTAAACATAATTCAATATAGAAATGTATTGAATGGTTTCTTTCATATCCCACAATTGTTGAATTTgaacaaaatatattaaaacagtatataattttaatttattcctttttgcaaaaaaaaaaaatcccttattataaattaatttaattgaaaaagaaaaaagaagaagaagaagaaaaaaaggtgaTGAATTGAAGGCTTttcacttttttatttttttatgggAAGGAGTTTGTATGGATAAATGGGGGATTATGAGTAGGAGTTTGTTCGGGGGATTATGAGTAAATGGGGTACGGTGTTATAGAAACCTTAAAACTAGGATTTCTATAACATGTGCCCCAAACAAGGCGTGGGTTATCATAACCCACTCCAACTATAACGactcaactccttatactaagtcgaagtcattactaattaaaagataaataaattttcttaaactaaaaatagtaaataaaacaaaacctcgaatactcattaaaatcataaacgAATATATGTAaggataaaattaaataaaatcctaacttaGACCATATCTAGTTTtgaagaaaaatgaataaaataaaaggaaacgAGATAAAGAAAATGCATATGATCAAATGAcataaggcggaagcaaaaACGATCCATATGGCTCACCACGGTCACTTTTTGTCATTCGCCAGTTTTCCCCTGCCCTTAGCTCTACCTCGGCCTTCAATTTTAGGGcattacaatcttccctcctttgagaaactttcgtcctcgaaagttctaatcctcgaacagctcagggtactgggctctcatgtcatcCTCCCTCTCCCATGTGGCATCTTCAGCTCCGTGGTTTTGCCAAAAACTTTGACTAGTGTAATCCCTCTATTACGGAGcatcttgacctcccttgccaaaatctcaatgGGTTGCTCTTCATAGCTCAAATTCTCATTAATTTTCAATGGCTCAAAGTCAACTACATGTGTCAGGTCTGCGACATACTTCCTCAGCATaagacatggaatacatcatgaaCTGCAGAAAACGTGGGAGGCAACGTCAAACGGTAAGCTACGGGGTCAATTCGCTcaagaatctcaaatggccctacaaaatgtggacttagcttccccttcttctcgaaccttagaacacccttcataggtgctaccttcagaaaaaccatgtcttccacatcaaactcgagatcTTTACGCCGTTCATCGGCATAACTCTTCTGTTTGCTCTGTGTtgtcaacatacgagctctaatcttctgtatggtTGCATTGATAATCTGAAGTAACTCAAGGCCTAACATTCTCTACTCACCAACCTCACCCCAACATacaggagatctacaacacctactatacagagcctcaaactgtgccatgccaatggtagcctggtagctgttattataggctaactccatcaaatgcaaatgggagtcccaacttcttGAAAATTCTAGCTTACAAGCtcgcagcatatcttccaaaatctggttcaacctctctgtttGACCACCAGTCTGAGGATGAAAGGCTGCGTTGAAGTCTAGCCTCGTGCACAATGCAAGCTGAattcctttccagaacttcgatgtgaaatgAGCATCTCTGTAAAAAACGACAGATACAGgcactccatgcagtctcactatctcggTCATATATAACTATCCCCACTTCAAGGTCttaggcagtcctgtaatgaagtccatcgatacgctctctcatttccaccttggcacactcaagggtttcAACAAACTTGTTGGCCTCGTcttggtgccttcacctgctaaCATACTAAGCATCTACTAATCAAGTCTgtcacttctctcttcatatttcGCCACCAGTAGACTCGCttcaagtcctggtacatcttcgtactgccaggatgcatagaaaatggagaactgtgagcTCAATCAAAAGCTCAATCTTAACTACACTATCTGCTGGGACGCATAAGCGCCTTTTAAACATAAGTCCACCGTCAGAGGATATTGAGAACTCCTTAGCTTATCCTACTTCTGCTAGGcaacgcttctcaaccaaatatgGATCATTTAACTTAACAACAATAATCCTCTGCCTCAAGGTCGGCTGTACtaacaactgagccaactgtgaagTGACTTTTCCTATTGAAACTACAATCTCAGCTCTCTCAAAGTCTCTAAGCAAAggagcttgcttggtgataagcgctgctgaatgtgacaccttcctactaaagtgcatcagctaccacattcgccttacTTGGGTGATACAGAATTTCGTAGTCGTAATCCTTTACTAACTTAAGTCATCTCCTctgtctcatgttcaactccttctaggtgaagaagtatttcaggctcttatggtcagtaaAAATTTGTATCTTCTTACCATACAGGTAGTGTCTCCATATTTTCAATGCAAAAACCacagctgccaactctagatcatggtagggtagttctactcatgactcttcaactgacgagaggcataagcaactaccttaccttacTGCATCAGAACACAACCCAATCCTTTATTGGAgacatcactatagatcacaaaacttcTAGACCCATCTGGCACTAtaaggactggtgcagtcacaaGCTTCCTCTTAAGCTCCTAGAAACTACTCTCACAGgctgggctccaaacaaaaggagtcctCTTTTTGGTCAACTGCGTCAACGGACTAGCTACACGAGAGAAGTCTTCTATGAACCTTCtgtaataacctgctaaacccataAAACTACGAACTTTGCTGACTGTGGATGGTCGAGGCCAACTAGTAACAGCTTCAATCATCGTTGGGTCTACAGAGACTTCCTCACTGGATACTACATGGCCACGAAAGGACACAttcttcagccaaaactcgcacttaGAAAACTTAGCGTATAGTTTATTGgttcgaagagtctccaaaaccttatgcaaatgctcctcatgctctgCCTCTATCTTGGAGTAAACCAAGATATCATCgataaaaactataacaaaagtgtctaagaaatccttaaacattCTGTTCATCATATCCATAAATACAACAGAAGCATTTGTCAAGCCAAAAGACattacaatgaactcgtaatgtccgtatcTGAAACGGAAAGCAGTCTTAGGGATGTCACCACTAGAAcaaatctggtctttaatgtcggttggaaaaaatgaaaaaagagctttaatgtcgtttttgaaaaggcggatgtttaatgtcggtttgaagccgacattaaagctggagctttaatgtcggtttaaaaccgacattaaacatccgcgttttgaaaagcgacattaaagctcctttttaattttaattttaattttttattttataaaaaaatgactttctctctcttactttactctttctcaatcacccacacgatttcatccttccaatttcttcttcacttctcattctcatctaacaatcttccctttcttctctgAACAGTCGCTGCCACCACAACCACCATCGTCCCTCGTGCCCAGCCCGTGCCCGCCACCACCGTCGTCACTCCTCACGTTCTTCAAACACTGTTATGCTTGCCACCACCGTCGGGAGTCCTTTTCTTCAACCATGTTCATGTCCAGCCCTTGCCACCACCGTCGCTGTCTGCGTTTATCTCACAAGCTCTGATCTGGTTGGCTTGTGGCCAGATCTGTTGCAGAAGAGTCAATTAGCTGTTGTAGATATATGATGTTTTTTGCACTTTACTACATCGGCGAGCCAGATCTACAATATACTTAAGAAATTTGAATATCCCCCCTACATCGGCGAGGAGGATCGGTGTGAAGCGACGTTTCACGAGGACCCTAGTTGGAGTACTTCTTCCTGCATGGACGATCTTCTCATGTTCGATGTTCGTAGTACGattcattcttcttcttatgAGTTTTTTCAGACCCGCCTTTGTTGTTCCTCCGCCGTGGATGGTGGAGCTCAGCCTTCTGCTTCCTCCTTCCGACTGAAACAGAGGAAGATGGCAGCCGATGATGATCTCGAAGATACTGCCACTTCTCCTCCTCATCCTTCCATTGTTTCCAAGGTACTTTCTATAGCAAATTAATATCACATTTGTGAATAATTTCAGAagtaatttaatataattatttttatatttttctctGGAATATATTTACTTTCGTTGTTAtcacaaataatttaaaaactttaaggcaaaatttgaaaatcagTAGCATTTTTCAAAACTAAATATTATTGTTTGCTTTTAGCGTCTTTAGAATTCAAATGTTTTCTAAATGATATGGAAACAACTGTATGAAAGGGTGAGATAACAAATTtcgatatttttttaaaaataggtttctttaataactatttcattctttttctttttctttttttaaattaaacttattgTGTTATGCATTTTTgttgagtaaaaaaaaattgaattctttagccaaatttcaaacaaaataagtttttttaatttcaaaatttagctTGGATTTATCACTTCTAAAATGTTgacaataaaacataaaaaccAATATATAAGATGCAATACTGTTTATgtacttaattttaaaagacaaaaaatctaaatgaaatcaaataaatacaaaCAGGAGTTTTAGCCTAAcaaaatataacataaatataacatatttTAGCCTCACTTCACAACTTCACTTTGTGCATTTGAGGGTATCATAAATTCTTCTTGATTGGTTTTGTGGTTTTGCAGTATCTTCCTCGtttattgaaaacaaaaaagccAATATATGATCGATATTCGGTGTTATTTTCAATTGTAATCATCTGGCTATATGCACAACTCTTAACTTCAAGCACTGTTTATAATCACAAGCCTGCAACAACCCAGAAAAGTTGTCGCACAGATCAAGTTGGACTTTTGAGTACTGCTCCTTGGTAAAACTATAGCTACTGAATCAGAATGTTCCTTTCAGAATTGTTGGAGAGTTCTTATATGGTCTATATTATCTCATTTCATTGTCTGCAGGATTTACATTCCCTATCCATTTCAATGGGGAGGTCCAACTTTCAATGATGGAGAAGCCTTTGCAATGATGGTTGCTTCTGTTGTTTCCCTCTTTGAGGTCAAGTTCTTTGACTTCATATGTATTATATCTATCTTCTTTTCCATGAGCTATTTACCTCCTAGTCATCTTACTTCTAATAATAAGATATTTTAGAGTACCGGAACATTTTTCGCAGCATCAAGATATGGCAGTGCGACTCCAGTGCCTGCATCCATCATTAGTCGGGGTAGCAGTTGGCTGGTAAGATGTGCCATGAATGTCTAATTTGTGCTAGAATTCTTCTTTGGCGTCTAAGTTGTGCTAGAattcttcttttgttctttaCTTTTCTTATTAGCCATGAAATCTTATTTTCTcatcaattcttttttaatttcagGGAGTTGGAGTTTTGCTCAATGGCATGTTTGGTTCTGTCACTGGCACTTGTGCATCTGTGTAAGATTAGGATATATTTCACTATTTCGCATGATTTAACAGAATTATATGGTATGGTTGAGAATGGTTGGAATCtaagattttgtccaaaattcTTCAACAATATCACAAGATCAAGTTGGTTGGCTATTGCTGCTTGAAATACATTTTAACATGTGCAAACCATCAGATACAGTAAAATTGGAAGTGGAACATTATATATGACACGAAAATGGATTGGATTGGATTCTTGGTAAAAACCAGCCTCATTTATCACATGTTGTACTGTTCTTCTCTGATGGGTTTTAAAAAGTGTAGGGAAAATGCTGGTCTATTAGCTTTAACAAGAGTTGGTAGCAGAAGGGTCATCCAAATATCAGCTGGCTTCATgattttcttctctgtatttggTAGGCTAGCATGATTGTGactaaatatttatataattttttagcCTTGGAGTTACTCTACTTTGCCTTCCTTTTTGCCTAACAAATTTGACTCCAATATCAGGGAAATTTGGAGCACTTTTTGCCTCAATTCCTCTTCCAATTATTGCTGCCTTGTATTGTGTCTTTTTCGGCTATGTCTGTACGTACTCCCATCTCTCTAACCATATGTGAAATCTGATTCTAAAATTAACAAGACTAGCTACATGGTTTGCAATTTGTCAATCGATCCATATCTTTGTACGATTATTTTGCCTCATTATAA
This region of Cucumis melo cultivar AY chromosome 7, USDA_Cmelo_AY_1.0, whole genome shotgun sequence genomic DNA includes:
- the LOC127150238 gene encoding nucleobase-ascorbate transporter 6-like translates to MFGSVTGTCASVENAGLLALTRVGSRRVIQISAGFMIFFSVFGKFGALFASIPLPIIAALYCVFFGYVCTYSHLSNHM